A stretch of the Lolium perenne isolate Kyuss_39 chromosome 3, Kyuss_2.0, whole genome shotgun sequence genome encodes the following:
- the LOC127340785 gene encoding PR5-like receptor kinase, translated as MQTQMPAMSASSALNLLPLLLLLLAAASEATTINITNRCSYTVWPAAVRVGAGERLILEHASSYTVFPAEAPASAGGDVPVGAGGRELKSGQVWTLDVPANASSARIWARTGCSFSSNGKGSCQMGDCSGALACRVLGKPPNTVAEFMTGSTQDSFNISLIDGFNVPMDFLPVQGVKECSKGPRCAADITSQCPEEIKVPGGCNNTCSGTRSSNCTYSGFFKRMCPDAHTVPDDSATYACLAGMNYQVTFCPTSNLAISPAAMSPPPTPTLETTPSLSSPPLAPIGPRRTKPRVTSRVVAILVSVGTTILVTILFTIAFYICTRRAQWKHQGMEEEEEFGELQGAPMRFKFQQLKIATEQFTDKLGEGGFGSVFKGQFGEDSIAVKRLDRTGQGKREFSAEVQTIGSIHHINLVRLIGFCAEKSHRLLVYEYMPKGSLDRWIYGRHDNNAPSLDWSTRCKIITHIAKGLSYLHEDCTKRIAHLDVKPQNILLDNNFNAKLSDFGLCKLIDRDISQVVTRMRGTPGYLAPEWLTSQITEKADIYSFGVVVMEVISRRKNIDTSQSEESIHLITLLEETVKYGNLVDLIDKNSNDMHTHEQAVIQMMKLAMWCLQIDCKRRPRMSEVVKVLEGNMNTESNIDHNFVATNQATFDTAGNVTSSVPPVASHVSGPR; from the coding sequence ATGCAAACACAGATGCCAGCCATGAGCGCCTCTTCTGCTCTCAACCTCCtgcctctcctcctcctgctcctcgctGCGGCCAGCGAGGCCACCACGATAAACATCACCAACCGATGCTCCTACACCGTGTGGCCAGCCGCTGTGCGAGTGGGCGCTGGTGAAAGGCTCATTTTGGAGCATGCGTCCTCCTACACCGTGTTTCCAGCTGAAGCGCCCGCGAGCGCAGGTGGCGATGTGCCCGTGGGCGCAGGTGGCAGGGAGCTCAAGTCAGGGCAGGTGTGGACGTTGGACGTTCCCGCCAACGCTTCCAGCGCGCGCATCTGGGCGCGGACGGGCTGCTCTTTCAGCAGCAACGGCAAAGGGTCGTGCCAAATGGGTGACTGTAGCGGTGCGCTCGCCTGCAGAGTCTTAGGTAAGCCACCAAACACGGTCGCTGAGTTCATGACTGGCAGCACACAAGATTCCTTCAATATCTCCCTTATCGACGGCTTCAATGTACCCATGGATTTCCTGCCGGTACAAGGGGTGAAAGAGTGCAGCAAGGGGCCACGGTGCGCGGCCGACATCACGTCACAGTGCCCAGAGGAGATAAAGGTGCCCGGGGGCTGCAACAACACATGCAGCGGAACTAGGTCCAGCAATTGCACCTATTCGGGCTTCTTTAAGCGGATGTGCCCAGACGCACACACTGTCCCGGATGATTCTGCTACGTACGCTTGCCTAGCGGGCATGAACTATCAGGTCACCTTCTGTCCCACAAGCAATCTAGCAATTTCTCCTGCAGCTATGAGTCCTCCGCCTACACCCACGCTCGAGACAACGCCTTCACTATCAAGTCCTCCGCTTGCTCCTATTGGGCCAAGAAGGACGAAACCCAGAGTCACAAGCAGAGTTGTTGCCATTCTAGTCAGTGTAGGCACCACTATATTGGTCACCATCTTGTTCACAATCGCTTTCTATATATGTACACGAAGAGCACAATGGAAACACCAGgggatggaggaagaggaagaatttGGGGAGCTACAAGGAGCGCCAATGAGGTTCAAATTTCAACAGCTAAAGATAGCAACAGAGCAATTCACTGATAAGCTTGGGGAAGGAGGATTTGGGTCTGTTTTCAAGGGACAATTTGGGGAGGACAGTATTGCAGTAAAACGTTTGGATCGAACTGGCCAGGGAAAACGAGAATTTTCAGCAGAGGTTCAGACAATTGGCAGCATCCATCACATCAATCTTGTGAGATTGAttggtttttgtgcagaaaaatcTCATAGGCTCTTGGTATATGAGTATATGCCAAAAGGATCCTTGGACAGGTGGATCTACGGCCGACATGACAATAATGCTCCTTCTCTGGATTGGAGCACACGATGCAAGATCATTACTCACATAGCTAAGGGCCTCTCTTATCTTCACGAGGATTGCACAAAAAGAATTGCTCATTTGGATGTTAAACCACAAAATATCCTCTTAGATAACAACTTCAATGCAAAACTTTCTGATTTTGGACTGTGCAAGCTCATTGATAGGGACATAAGCCAAGTGGTTACTAGAATGAGAGGCACACCTGGATATTTAGCACCTGAATGGTTGACATCACAAATAACAGAGAAGGCCGATATCTACAGCTTTGGTGTAGTGGTCATGGAAGTCATCAGCAGAAGAAAGAACATCGACACCTCCCAATCAGAAGAGAGCATCCATCTCATTACCCTATTGGAAGAAACGGTGAAGTATGGTAACTTGGTAGATTTGATCGACAAGAACAGTAACGACATGCACACACACGAGCAAGCTGTAATTCAGATGATGAAGCTCGCGATGTGGTGTTTGCAGATTGATTGCAAAAGAAGACCTAGGATGTCCGAGGTAGTCAAGGTCTTGGAAGGTAACATGAATACGGAGAGCAATATTGACCATAACTTTGTTGCAACAAATCAAGCTACTTTCGACACTGCCGGAAATGTGACATCCTCAGTTCCACCTGTAGCCTCACATGTATCAGGGCCCAGGTGA
- the LOC127340786 gene encoding G-type lectin S-receptor-like serine/threonine-protein kinase At5g24080: MVVSTSWALHLLSLHLLLLAATNKATTFSIINQCSYTVWPAAVPVGGGKKLDPGEAWVLNVPAGTTGGRIWARTGCSFNGNGNGSCQTGDCGGLLACTGYSQPPNTLAEFTVGQGQMKDSFDISLIDGFNVPMDFLPVPVEGRSVCKGSRCPANITLQCPSELKAPGGCKDACTVFNQDRYCCTGNAASNCSSTNYSIFFKKMCPDAYSYPKDDSSSTFSCPTSTNYQIIFCPLTNQTISPAAVSPLPTPAADIPSASPSPLPAPIGPTSKKSLTASRVPMVLAPVGGFILLTVLFIFTLLIYKRRTRRHQEMNEEEEFGGLQGTPMRFTFQQLKVATEQFTEKLGEGGFGSVFKGQIAEESIAVKRLDRAGQGKREFSAEVQTIGSIHHINLVRLVGFCAEKSHRLLVYEYMPKGSLDRWIYFQDDNNAPPLDWSTRCKIIKQIAKSLAYLHEECTKKIAHLDVKPQNILLDHNFNAKLSDFGLCKLIDRDMSQVVTRMRGTPGYLAPEWLTSHITEKADVYSFGVVVMEVVSGRKNLDTSRSEGSIHLITLLEEKVKSDRLADLTDNNSYDMQAHKQDAIQMMVLAMWCLQIDCKKRPKMSEVVTVLEGKMDADTSIDYNFVTTGQVNVGIAGNVNPSAPPLNSDVSGPR; the protein is encoded by the coding sequence ATGGTGGTGAGTACCTCTTGGGCTCTCCACCTCCTATCTCTCCACCTGCTCCTACTCGCCGCCACCAACAAGGCCACTACATTCAGCATCATCAACCAATGCTCCTACACCGTGTGGCCAGCTGCCGTCCCAGTGGGAGGCGGCAAGAAGCTCGACCCAGGGGAGGCATGGGTTCTGAATGTGCCCGCTGGCACCACGGGCGGGCGCATCTGGGCGCGCACAGGCTGCTCATTTAATGGCAATGGTAACGGGTCATGCCAAACAGGCGACTGCGGCGGTTTGCTTGCCTGCACGGGCTATAGCCAGCCGCCCAACACGCTCGCAGAGTTCACAGTTGGCCAAGGACAAATGAAAGATTCCTTCGACATCTCCCTCATCGACGGATTCAATGTGCCCATGGACTTCCTGCCGGTGCCCGTTGAGGGAAGGTCAGTGTGCAAGGGGTCACGCTGTCCAGCCAACATCACATTGCAGTGTCCAAGCGAGCTGAAGGCACCAGGGGGGTGTAAAGATGCATGCACGGTGTTCAACCAGGACAGGTACTGCTGCACCGGTAACGCGGCAAGCAATTGCAGCTCCACGAACTACTCGATCTTCTTCAAGAAGATGTGCCCAGATGCCTACAGCTACCCCAAGGATGATAGCTCCAGCACTTTCAGTTGTCCGACGAGCACCAACTACCAGATAATCTTCTGTCCCCTGACAAATCAAACAATTTCTCCTGCAGCTGTGAGTCCTCTACCTACACCTGCGGCCGACATACCATCTGCATCTCCAAGTCCCCTACCTGCACCCATTgggccaacaagcaagaaatccTTGACAGCAAGCAGAGTTCCTATGGTTCTAGCTCCTGTAGGCGGCTTCATTTTGTTAACAGTGTTATTCATCTTTACTTTACTCATATAtaaacgaagaacacggcgacacCAGGAGATGAACGAGGAAGAAGAGTTTGGAGGGCTACAAGGAACGCCAATGAGATTCACATTTCAGCAGCTAAAAGTAGCAACTGAGCAATTCACGGAGAAGCTAGGGGAAGGAGGGTTTGGATCTGTTTTCAAGGGACAAATTGCTGAGGAAAGTATTGCCGTAAAACGTTTGGATAGAGCTGGTCAGGGAAAAAGAGAATTCTCAGCAGAGGTTCAGACAATTGGCAGCATTCATCACATTAATCTGGTAAGATTGGTTGGTTTTTGTGCGGAGAAATCCCATAGGCTCTTGGTATACGAGTACATGCCCAAAGGATCCTTGGACAGATGGATCTATTTTCAGGATGACAATAATGCCCCTCCTCTGGACTGGAGCACGCGATGCAAGATTATTAAGCAGATAGCTAAGAGCCTTGCTTACCTTCATGAGGAGTGCACGAAAAAGATTGCCCATTTGGATGTTAAACCGCAAAATATCCTCTTAGATCACAACTTCAATGCTAAACTTTCGGATTTTGGACTATGCAAGCTCATAGATAGGGATATGAGCCAAGTGGTTACTAGAATGAGAGGCACACCAGGATATTTAGCTCCTGAATGGTTGACATCACATATCACGGAAAAGGCAGATGTCTACAGCTTTGGTGTTGTGGTCATGGAAGTCGTCAGCGGAAGAAAGAACCTTGACACCTCCCGATCAGAAGGGAGCATCCATCTCATTACTCTCTTGGAAGAAAAGGTGAAGAGTGATCGATTGGCAGATTTAACTGACAATAACAGTTACGACATGCAAGCACATAAGCAGGATGCAATCCAGATGATGGTGCTTGCAATGTGGTGTTTGCAGATTGATTGCAAAAAAAGGCCTAAGATGTCTGAGGTCGTCACAGTTCTTGAAGGTAAAATGGATGCAGATACCAGCATAGATTATAACTTTGTCACAACAGGTCAAGTAAATGTTGGTATTGCTGGAAATGTAAACCCTTCAGCTCCACCTCTAAACTCAGATGTATCAGGGCCCAGGTGA
- the LOC139838393 gene encoding PR5-like receptor kinase, whose translation MAAVSTSSALHLLPPLLLLLITTSEATTFYITNRCPYTIWPAAVPIGGGMQLDPGKAWTLNTGETNSTRLWARTGCSFDGNGTGTCQTGDCGGLLACKAYGRPPNTIAEFRLGVVNDQDYFDISNIAGFNVPMDFLPLAAKGGGGCSKGPRCTANITAQCPSELKVPGGCNDACTVFNQDKYCCRGSAASNCSPTNYSVFFKQMCPDAYSYPADDMSSVFNCPTGTSYQVVFCPLTSEAISPTAEVTPLSPSALPAPIGPTSKKSKFSVRRVAAILAPVVGFILLTVLFLTIFFIRKRRLQRQHQMEEEEEFEGLQGTPMRFTFKQLKVATDQFTHKLGEGGFGSVFKGQIGDERIAVKRLDRTGQGKREFSAEVQTIGSIHHINLVRLIGFCAEKSHRLLVYEYMPKGSLDRWIYYRHENDAPPLDWSTRCKIVTHIAKGLLYLHEECTKRIAHLDVKPQNILLDDNFNAKLSDFGLCKLIDRDMSQVVTRMRGTPGYLAPEWLTSHITEKADVYSFGVVVMEIISGRKNLDTYRSEESIHLITLLEEKVKTDQLVDLIDKNSSNMQAHKEDVVHMMKLAMWCLQIDCKRRPKMSEVVQVLEGTMNADTNIDHNFVATSQANFGIAEDVKSSALPLASEVSGPR comes from the coding sequence ATGGCAGCCGTGAGTACCTCTTCTGCTCTCCACCTCCTGCCTCCCCTCCTCCTACTCCTCATCACCACCAGTGAGGCCACCACATTTTACATCACCAACCGGTGCCCCTATACCATATGGCCGGCTGCTGTGCCGATAGGTGGTGGCATGCAGCTCGACCCAGGCAAGGCCTGGACCCTCAACACGGGTGAGACCAACAGCACGCGCCTGTGGGCGCGAACGGGCTGCTCATTCGATGGCAATGGCACTGGGACATGCCAAACGGGTGACTGCGGCGGCTTGCTCGCTTGCAAAGCCTATGGTCGGCCACCAAACACCATCGCGGAGTTTAGGCTTGGCGTCGTGAACGATCAGGATTACTTCGACATCTCCAACATCGCCGGCTTCAATGTGCCCATGGACTTCCTGCCGTTGGCGGCTAAGGGAGGGGGAGGGTGTAGCAAAGGGCCACGCTGCACAGCCAACATAACAGCGCAGTGCCCAAGCGAGCTGAAGGTGCCGGGGGGTTGTAACGACGCATGCACGGTGTTCAACCAGGACAAATACTGCTGCAGAGGGAGCGCGGCAAGCAATTGCAGCCCCACAAACTACTCGGTCTTCTTTAAGCAGATGTGCCCAGATGCCTACAGCTACCCCGCGGATGACATGTCGAGCGTTTTCAATTGTCCGACGGGCACCAGCTACCAGGTTGTATTTTGTCCCCTGACCAGTGAGGCAATATCACCTACAGCTGAGGTAACACCATTGTCCCCCAGTGCTCTGCCTGCACCTATTgggccaacaagcaagaaatctAAGTTTTCCGTAAGAAGAGTTGCTGCAATTCTAGCTCCAGTAGTTGGCTTCATTTTGCTCACTGTCTTGTTCCTCACTATATTCTTTATACGTAAACGAAGATTACAGCGACAGCAtcagatggaggaagaggaagagtttGAGGGGCTACAAGGAACACCAATGAGGTTCACATTTAAACAGCTAAAAGTAGCAACCGACCAATTCACACACAAACTAGGGGAAGGAGGGTTTGGGTCTGTCTTCAAGGGACAGATTGGTGATGAAAGAATAGCAGTAAAACGTTTGGATCGAACTGGTCAGGGCAAAAGAGAATTTTCTGCTGAGGTTCAAACAATTGGCAGCATTCATCATATTAATCTGGTGAGATTGATTGGTTTCTGTGCAGAGAAATCCCATAGGCTCTTGGTATATGAGTATATGCCCAAAGGATCCTTGGACAGATGGATCTATTATCGACATGAGAATGACGCTCCACCTTTAGATTGGAGCACGAGATGCAAGATTGTAACTCACATAGCTAAGGGCCTCTTGTATCTCCATGAGGAGTGCACTAAAAGGATTGCTCATTTGGATGTCAAACCGCAAAATATCCTCTTAGATGACAACTTCAATgccaagctttcagattttggacTATGCAAGCTCATTGATAGGGATATGAGCCAAGTAGTTACCAGAATGAGAGGCACACCTGGATATTTAGCTCCTGAATGGTTGACATCACATATCACGGAAAAGGCCGATGTCTACAGCTTCGGCGTCGTGGTGATGGAAATCATCAGCGGAAGAAAGAACCTGGACACTTATCGGTCAGAAGAGAGCATCCATCTCATCACCCTATTGGAGGAAAAGGTGAAGACAGATCAATTAGTAGACTTGATTGACAAGAACAGTAGCAACATGCAAGCGCACAAGGAAGATGTAGTTCATATGATGAAGCTTGCAATGTGGTGTTTGCAGATTGATTGCAAAAGAAGACCTAAAATGTCGGAGGTCGTCCAAGTCCTGGAAGGTACCATGAATGCAGACACCAACATAGACCATAACTTTGTCGCAACAAGTCAAGCAAATTTTGGTATTGCAGAAGATGTGAAATCCTCAGCACTCCCTCTAGCCTCAGAAGTATCAGGCCCCAGGTGA
- the LOC127339087 gene encoding uncharacterized protein yields the protein MSSGDDFDLSDSSSSDDSDLDELLQDDDLEATMLLLAVKDLEDRAKLLNRRRGFVFGRNHIQRNRLLGHEQLMEDYFAEVPTYPAHLFRRRYRMRRSLFVRIVKDCELHSNYFKQRRNAAGVMGFSAFQKISAAMRVIAYGIPADYTDEYLRIGEDTTTESVRRFARMIIKLYGPTYLRAPNEDDTKRLMEINEKRGWPGMLGSLDCMHWTLKNCPKAWHGQYCGKSKDATIVLEAVASQDLWI from the coding sequence ATGAGCTCGGGTGACGATTTCGATCTATCGGATTCATCGAGCTCCGACGATTCCGACCTCGACGAGCTGCTCCAGGACGACGACTTGGAGGCCACCATGCTCCTCCTCGCCGTCAAGGACCTGGAGGACCGCGCGAAGCTGCTGAATCGGAGGCGCGGCTTCGTCTTCGGCCGGAACCACATCCAGCGGAATCGCCTCCTCGGCCACGAGCAGCTGATGGAGGACTACTTCGCCGAGGTACCTACCTATCCTGCCCATCTTTTCCGTAGGAGGTATCGCATGCGGCGTAGCTTGTTCGTCCGAATCGTCAAGGACTGCGAATTGCATTCGAATTACTTCAAGCAACGTAGGAATGCCGCAGGGGTGATGGGTTTCAGCGCTTTCCAAAAGATCTCTGCTGCCATGAGGGTAATTGCGTATGGCATCCCTGCGGATTACACGGACGAGTATCTTCGAATTGGCGAAGATACTACCACGGAGTCAGTCCGCAGGTTTGCTCGCATGATTATCAAGTTGTACGGGCCTACGTATCTCCGAGCTCCCAACGAGGATGACACCAAACGGTTGATGGAGATAAATGAGAAAAGAGGTTGGCCTGGCATGCTTGGTAGTCTcgattgtatgcattggacatTGAAGAATTGTCCAAAAGCATGGCATGGACAGTACTGTGGCAAGAGCAAAGATGCAACCATTGTCCTTGAGGCCGTAGCATCACAAGATTTGTGGATTTGA